A window of Thermococcus aggregans contains these coding sequences:
- the argF gene encoding ornithine carbamoyltransferase → MVVSLAGRDILCLQDFTKEEIETILKTAEMMKIWNKIGKPHRVLEGKTLAMIFQKPSTRTRISFEVGIYQLGGYGLYLNAQDLQLRRGETIADTARVLSRYVDGIMARVFDHQDVVDLAKYASVPVINGLSDFSHPCQALADYMTIKEKKGRIEGLKVVYVGDGNNVCHSLMIAGTKLGANVVVATPEGYEPDKKVIKWAEENAAESGGSFELLHDPVEAVKDADVIYTDVWASMGQEAEAEQRRKIFMPFQVNKELVKHAKKDYIFMHCLPAHRGEEVTDDVIDSPNSVVWDQAENRLHAQKAAMALIMGGIKL, encoded by the coding sequence ATGGTAGTTAGTCTGGCTGGAAGAGATATACTCTGCCTTCAAGACTTTACAAAGGAAGAAATTGAGACCATTCTCAAAACAGCTGAAATGATGAAAATCTGGAACAAGATCGGGAAGCCGCACCGCGTTCTTGAAGGTAAAACCCTTGCCATGATCTTCCAAAAGCCCTCCACAAGGACAAGAATAAGCTTTGAGGTTGGGATTTACCAGCTGGGTGGATATGGTTTGTACTTAAACGCCCAAGACCTCCAGTTAAGGAGAGGGGAAACGATAGCAGACACTGCAAGGGTTCTCAGCAGATATGTGGATGGGATTATGGCAAGAGTTTTTGACCATCAGGATGTTGTTGACCTTGCAAAATATGCAAGTGTTCCCGTCATAAACGGCCTTAGCGACTTCTCACACCCATGCCAGGCCTTAGCTGATTACATGACTATAAAGGAAAAGAAGGGAAGAATTGAAGGCCTCAAAGTCGTTTACGTTGGTGATGGAAACAACGTATGCCACTCCTTAATGATCGCTGGGACCAAGCTCGGAGCAAACGTTGTCGTTGCAACTCCAGAGGGATACGAGCCGGATAAAAAAGTCATCAAGTGGGCTGAAGAAAATGCCGCGGAAAGCGGTGGAAGCTTTGAGCTTCTCCATGACCCAGTAGAAGCAGTTAAGGATGCTGACGTTATCTATACCGATGTTTGGGCTTCAATGGGTCAAGAAGCTGAGGCAGAACAAAGAAGAAAGATCTTCATGCCATTCCAGGTTAATAAAGAACTCGTTAAGCACGCAAAGAAGGACTACATATTCATGCACTGCCTCCCAGCCCACAGAGGGGAAGAGGTGACTGATGATGTCATAGACTCTCCGAACAGCGTTGTCTGGGATCAAGCGGAAAACAGACTTCATGCCCAAAAGGCAGCAATGGCCCTTATAATGGGTGGAATAAAGCTCTGA
- the thyX gene encoding FAD-dependent thymidylate synthase, with the protein MDGIKVKLVNYTPRPLETITWAALISYWNEWESETFEKVTMNDVESHLPRVLSYGHESILEHANFTFAIEGISRITSHQLVRHRLASYTQQSMRYIKINPEDVEETFVIPESVKKDPELYEKWKKLMEDAIKLYEESYSKGIHQEDARFILPQAVRTKIVVTMNLRELKHFLGLRACERAQWEIREVAWKMLGEIAKIKELRPIIEWAKLGPRCIALGYCPERELMPPGCLKTTKEKWKNLMKA; encoded by the coding sequence ATGGATGGAATAAAGGTCAAGCTCGTAAACTATACACCAAGACCTCTCGAAACAATTACATGGGCAGCACTGATAAGCTACTGGAATGAATGGGAAAGCGAAACCTTCGAAAAGGTTACAATGAATGACGTAGAAAGCCACCTGCCCAGAGTTCTTAGCTATGGGCATGAGAGCATCCTTGAGCACGCTAATTTTACATTCGCTATTGAAGGCATAAGCAGAATCACTTCACACCAGCTTGTTCGCCATAGATTAGCAAGCTACACACAGCAATCAATGCGCTATATCAAAATAAACCCCGAAGACGTAGAAGAGACCTTTGTAATTCCAGAGAGCGTGAAGAAGGATCCAGAACTCTATGAGAAGTGGAAAAAACTCATGGAAGATGCTATTAAACTCTACGAAGAGAGCTACAGCAAAGGAATACATCAAGAAGACGCGCGCTTCATTTTGCCCCAAGCTGTAAGAACAAAAATAGTTGTAACAATGAACCTAAGGGAACTGAAACATTTTCTCGGTCTTAGAGCATGCGAAAGGGCACAGTGGGAAATAAGGGAAGTCGCATGGAAAATGCTCGGAGAAATAGCCAAGATAAAAGAGCTGAGACCAATAATAGAATGGGCAAAGCTTGGCCCCAGGTGCATAGCCCTAGGTTACTGCCCAGAAAGGGAGCTAATGCCACCCGGATGTTTAAAAACGACAAAGGAGAAATGGAAAAATTTAATGAAAGCATGA
- a CDS encoding Na+/H+ antiporter NhaC family protein, whose amino-acid sequence MSDFGILSLLPPLVAIGLAILTKRVLFALFFGVWVGGLLVAGGDPIGATTQTLKWIVFNIASAWEENGQIVTDLWNTRILVFDALIGAGVALIYKAGGMNAIAKAVTRKIRTSKAASLMAAIFGTIIFFDDYTNTIIVGNTMRPITDRARVSREFLAYADDSTAAPVAVLAVVSTWIGYELGLLKDAIASVGENISAYSAWFASWPYRFYPILAIILVYLVAITHKHYGPMLKAEYRARKEGKVLRDGAQPMMTTEVDVGMPIEGKESVWVFVLPVLTLVALTFLGLWVTGGGSATYAEGGFQAVLSNADSTWALVWGSFGMVVVAMALVIGMKIMSLKEVEETVVAGMKQMHFAMMILILAWSIKSACDAVGTADYVVSVASNVLSPGLVPLVVFIVAAFISFTTGTSWGTFAIMMPIAVPLAYQLSGGFGPVVYASIASVFAGGVFGDHCSPISDTTIMSSMFSGCDHIDHVATQIPYSLTAATVGALMLVLFALGLRNGWLLLAIAIPILIALHYFLSEWYGRKVGIPHGKVPLYIVEEEFKGKGGTIPAGAVLGEE is encoded by the coding sequence ATGAGTGATTTTGGGATATTGTCCCTTTTGCCACCCCTTGTAGCCATTGGACTAGCAATATTGACAAAAAGAGTTCTATTTGCTTTGTTTTTTGGAGTTTGGGTTGGCGGACTGCTAGTTGCAGGAGGGGACCCCATAGGTGCAACTACACAAACCTTGAAGTGGATTGTCTTCAACATAGCGTCCGCCTGGGAGGAGAACGGGCAAATTGTTACCGACCTCTGGAACACAAGGATACTGGTCTTTGACGCGCTGATAGGTGCCGGGGTTGCACTGATTTATAAGGCAGGTGGAATGAACGCCATAGCAAAGGCCGTCACAAGAAAAATTAGAACCAGTAAAGCCGCTTCCCTTATGGCAGCAATTTTTGGCACCATAATATTCTTTGATGATTACACAAACACCATTATAGTTGGAAACACCATGAGGCCAATAACCGACAGAGCAAGGGTTTCAAGAGAGTTTTTAGCTTATGCTGACGATTCCACTGCCGCACCGGTAGCGGTTCTCGCAGTTGTTTCAACGTGGATAGGATACGAGCTTGGACTTTTAAAAGATGCAATAGCAAGCGTAGGAGAAAACATAAGTGCTTATTCAGCATGGTTTGCAAGCTGGCCGTACAGATTTTATCCGATCTTGGCGATAATTTTAGTTTACCTCGTAGCCATTACCCACAAGCACTATGGCCCAATGCTTAAAGCAGAGTACAGAGCAAGGAAGGAAGGTAAAGTATTGAGAGATGGCGCGCAGCCAATGATGACAACCGAAGTTGACGTTGGAATGCCAATTGAAGGAAAAGAAAGCGTCTGGGTATTTGTACTTCCAGTACTGACCTTAGTAGCGTTGACATTCCTTGGATTGTGGGTCACCGGTGGAGGAAGTGCCACCTACGCAGAGGGAGGCTTCCAAGCGGTTCTCTCAAATGCAGACTCAACGTGGGCTCTTGTATGGGGTTCGTTTGGCATGGTCGTCGTTGCAATGGCACTCGTTATTGGGATGAAGATAATGAGCCTTAAAGAAGTCGAGGAAACAGTAGTAGCAGGTATGAAGCAGATGCACTTCGCAATGATGATCCTTATTCTCGCATGGAGCATCAAGAGCGCATGTGACGCCGTTGGAACCGCAGATTACGTTGTAAGCGTTGCATCAAACGTTCTCTCACCCGGGTTAGTCCCATTGGTTGTGTTCATTGTGGCAGCGTTCATATCATTCACCACAGGAACTTCCTGGGGAACATTCGCCATAATGATGCCAATTGCAGTGCCCTTAGCCTATCAGCTAAGCGGAGGTTTTGGACCAGTAGTTTATGCGAGCATAGCATCAGTCTTTGCAGGTGGTGTTTTCGGAGACCACTGCTCTCCAATAAGCGATACCACAATCATGAGCTCAATGTTCTCTGGCTGTGACCACATTGACCACGTAGCCACCCAAATTCCATACTCACTCACAGCAGCTACAGTCGGTGCTCTAATGCTTGTGCTGTTTGCCCTCGGCTTGAGAAACGGCTGGCTACTTCTGGCAATAGCAATACCGATCTTGATAGCTCTCCACTACTTCCTCAGCGAATGGTACGGAAGGAAAGTGGGCATTCCCCACGGTAAAGTCCCGCTGTACATTGTAGAAGAAGAGTTCAAAGGAAAAGGCGGAACGATACCAGCAGGAGCCGTTCTTGGTGAAGAATGA
- a CDS encoding DUF835 domain-containing protein produces MIDYGRYFYGDLIKVTAMVVFIPSILYVLHIGWKKKSKPTIAHAFGWLFLAIALAPRDFPFFWKIFPTTEALFTFQTIALALSGVSLALGVSHLVYARNPKKLVNLGWLSILLILQPFYEFLGKAFLPESSFKIFTEVIHVAQYGYLLALLGLIICFSSEEREFRKFGVVYFVMGVIFLVYPFAKAVSTTLRTVDIFLGFLSGIYLANYTLRVVKSRAEIITSEKTTPYIVEGKNVIIADGEKVRLILSELEDFPVLAFVRGFEYPKSWNVRVVTTAPIENGISPTNLEIITELCVHYMEKAKEKGISGVIYIASLEYLKLYNNFITILKFLHRLRDYAIIYDGRVIIEIDEKAWSEKELAQLNLLET; encoded by the coding sequence ATGATTGATTATGGCAGATACTTCTATGGGGACCTCATCAAAGTTACAGCAATGGTAGTATTTATCCCCTCTATTTTGTATGTTTTGCATATCGGATGGAAAAAGAAGAGCAAACCTACGATTGCCCATGCCTTTGGATGGCTCTTCCTTGCTATAGCCCTAGCTCCTCGTGATTTTCCATTTTTCTGGAAAATATTCCCCACTACGGAAGCACTTTTTACTTTTCAAACGATTGCTCTCGCTCTTTCAGGAGTTTCCCTTGCTTTAGGTGTTTCTCATCTTGTCTACGCCAGGAATCCTAAGAAGCTCGTCAATCTCGGATGGCTTTCCATACTACTTATTCTGCAACCTTTTTATGAGTTCCTGGGAAAAGCATTCCTTCCAGAGTCTTCTTTCAAGATTTTTACAGAGGTCATTCACGTTGCTCAATATGGCTACCTCCTCGCACTTTTAGGGTTAATAATATGTTTTAGCTCAGAGGAAAGAGAGTTCAGAAAATTCGGAGTAGTTTACTTTGTAATGGGCGTTATTTTCCTAGTGTATCCATTTGCAAAAGCTGTCAGCACAACATTGCGCACAGTTGATATATTTCTCGGATTCTTAAGCGGTATATACTTAGCCAACTACACTCTCAGAGTCGTTAAGAGCCGTGCTGAGATTATAACTTCAGAAAAAACAACACCCTACATTGTGGAAGGAAAAAATGTTATAATAGCGGATGGAGAGAAGGTAAGACTAATTCTTAGCGAACTTGAGGACTTCCCAGTTCTGGCGTTTGTCAGAGGATTCGAATATCCAAAGTCATGGAACGTGCGCGTCGTGACAACTGCCCCAATTGAAAATGGAATTTCCCCCACCAATCTGGAAATCATTACAGAATTGTGCGTTCACTACATGGAGAAAGCGAAAGAAAAAGGAATTTCTGGTGTTATTTACATAGCCTCTCTTGAGTATTTAAAGCTTTATAACAACTTTATAACCATCCTCAAATTCTTACACCGGCTTAGAGACTATGCTATTATATACGATGGAAGAGTGATCATAGAAATTGATGAGAAAGCATGGAGCGAGAAAGAGCTTGCACAGCTAAATCTTCTCGAAACCTAA
- a CDS encoding HIT family protein, translated as MKLLWAPWRIEYIRSPKHDGCIFCDFPKENRDEERLILYRGKYAFVIMNNYPYNPGHVMIAPYRHVGNWEDLTDEELLEIMKLSQLMIKVLKKAMNPDGFNMGVNLGRVAGAGIDDHVHLHIVPRWNGDTNFMPVIADTKVIPESLQDAYKELKKALEEIIGKS; from the coding sequence GTGAAGTTGCTCTGGGCACCTTGGAGAATCGAGTATATTCGTTCACCTAAGCATGATGGTTGTATCTTTTGCGATTTCCCAAAAGAGAATCGCGATGAAGAAAGACTAATTCTCTATAGGGGTAAGTATGCCTTTGTTATAATGAACAATTATCCATACAATCCAGGTCATGTGATGATCGCTCCTTACAGGCACGTTGGAAACTGGGAGGATCTCACTGACGAAGAACTTTTGGAGATTATGAAGCTTTCTCAGCTAATGATAAAGGTCTTGAAGAAAGCCATGAATCCTGATGGATTTAATATGGGGGTAAACCTTGGAAGAGTGGCTGGAGCGGGAATAGATGACCACGTCCACCTCCACATAGTGCCGAGGTGGAACGGCGATACCAACTTCATGCCGGTAATAGCGGACACGAAAGTCATTCCAGAGTCCCTTCAGGATGCATATAAGGAGCTGAAAAAAGCTCTGGAAGAAATTATAGGGAAGTCTTGA
- a CDS encoding 2,3-bisphosphoglycerate-independent phosphoglycerate mutase produces MKRKGILIILDGLGDRPIKELGEKTPLEYANTPNMDKLAKIGILGQQDPIAPGKPAGSDTAHLAIFGYDPCQTYRGRGFFEALGVGLDLDEDDLAFRVNFATIENGIITDRRAGRISTEEAHELAKAIQENVKIPVDFIFAGATGHRAVLVLKGMAKGYRVGENDPHEAGKPPHKFEYSDEESKKVAEILEEFVKKAHEVLEKHPINEKRRKEGKPVANYLLIRGAGTYPNIPMKFTEEWKVKAAAVVATALVKGVVRAIGFDVYTPEGATGEYNTDPMAKAKKAVELLKEYDFVFLHFKPTDAAGHDNNPMKKVEMIEKADEMIGYIMENIDLEKTVIAITGDHSTPCEVKNHSGDPVPLLIAGGGVRTDDREAFGERECMRGGIGRVRGKHIVPMMMDLMGRTEKFGA; encoded by the coding sequence ATGAAAAGGAAAGGAATCTTAATAATTCTTGATGGGCTCGGGGACAGGCCGATAAAAGAACTTGGTGAAAAGACTCCCCTTGAATATGCAAACACTCCAAACATGGACAAACTTGCAAAGATTGGAATTCTTGGCCAACAAGATCCAATAGCTCCTGGAAAACCTGCTGGAAGTGATACCGCTCATCTGGCGATCTTCGGCTATGATCCATGCCAAACCTATAGAGGAAGAGGATTTTTTGAAGCCTTGGGCGTAGGATTGGACTTGGACGAAGACGACCTGGCTTTTAGAGTTAACTTTGCAACAATTGAGAACGGAATAATAACCGACAGAAGAGCTGGAAGGATAAGCACGGAAGAAGCTCACGAGCTTGCAAAAGCAATTCAAGAGAACGTTAAAATCCCCGTGGACTTCATCTTTGCTGGTGCCACAGGTCACAGAGCGGTTCTTGTACTTAAAGGCATGGCAAAGGGCTACAGAGTAGGAGAGAACGACCCCCACGAGGCTGGAAAGCCGCCACACAAATTCGAGTATTCCGATGAAGAGAGCAAAAAAGTCGCAGAAATTCTTGAGGAGTTCGTCAAAAAAGCGCATGAGGTTCTTGAGAAGCACCCAATTAACGAAAAGCGCAGAAAAGAAGGCAAGCCTGTAGCGAACTATCTCCTCATCAGAGGAGCCGGAACTTATCCAAACATCCCAATGAAGTTCACCGAAGAGTGGAAAGTTAAAGCCGCTGCGGTTGTTGCGACAGCTTTAGTTAAGGGAGTTGTGAGGGCGATAGGCTTTGATGTCTACACTCCCGAAGGCGCAACTGGAGAATACAATACAGACCCAATGGCTAAAGCCAAAAAAGCTGTTGAACTGCTTAAGGAGTATGACTTTGTGTTCCTCCACTTCAAGCCAACCGACGCTGCCGGCCACGACAACAACCCAATGAAAAAGGTGGAAATGATAGAGAAAGCCGATGAAATGATAGGTTACATAATGGAAAACATCGACCTCGAGAAAACGGTAATAGCCATTACTGGAGACCACTCAACGCCATGTGAGGTTAAGAACCACAGCGGCGATCCAGTTCCTCTATTGATTGCCGGTGGAGGAGTTAGGACAGACGACAGAGAAGCCTTCGGCGAAAGAGAGTGCATGCGCGGAGGAATCGGAAGAGTCAGAGGAAAACACATCGTGCCAATGATGATGGACTTAATGGGAAGAACAGAGAAGTTTGGAGCTTAG
- a CDS encoding uracil-DNA glycosylase family protein, with protein sequence MLLKFEKLRKIGEVYINPRNFKTMPLILKTWKDFLSLDEKTYGVYAKTIYNPKERFLVKNEEDGKIARELEGLYHEFLKEPLRFCSEECYEYQLKIKAFEGLPFANGWAGSKVALVGEAPGRKGCGLTGICFYRDASGMLLRKTFFSLGINPDFVYITNVVKCNPPENKLRGFGKKELELLERELDIIKPKALFAVGRTAHKALKKLGFEALYLKHPAWYVRRGVKEPNEEIIEEYKRVREAFISVNGGVF encoded by the coding sequence ATGTTGCTGAAATTTGAAAAGTTGAGAAAGATCGGGGAGGTTTACATAAACCCAAGAAACTTCAAGACCATGCCTCTAATCCTGAAGACCTGGAAAGACTTTCTTTCCCTAGACGAGAAAACCTATGGAGTTTATGCTAAAACCATTTATAATCCAAAAGAAAGGTTTTTGGTTAAAAATGAAGAAGATGGGAAAATAGCCCGCGAGCTTGAGGGGTTGTATCACGAATTCCTTAAAGAACCTTTGAGGTTCTGCAGTGAGGAGTGCTACGAATACCAGCTAAAAATAAAAGCCTTTGAAGGTTTGCCATTTGCAAACGGCTGGGCCGGGTCAAAAGTTGCTCTAGTTGGAGAAGCCCCCGGGAGGAAAGGATGCGGCTTAACGGGGATATGTTTTTACCGAGATGCCTCTGGGATGCTGCTTAGAAAAACGTTCTTCTCCCTTGGAATAAATCCTGACTTTGTGTACATCACCAACGTCGTTAAATGCAATCCGCCAGAAAATAAGCTGAGGGGATTTGGGAAAAAGGAGTTGGAGCTTTTAGAAAGGGAGCTCGACATTATCAAGCCCAAGGCACTTTTTGCTGTTGGCAGAACCGCACACAAGGCTTTAAAAAAGCTCGGTTTTGAAGCCCTTTACCTTAAACATCCAGCTTGGTACGTGAGAAGAGGCGTAAAAGAACCAAACGAGGAGATTATTGAGGAGTACAAGAGGGTTAGAGAGGCATTCATATCGGTTAACGGTGGAGTTTTCTGA
- a CDS encoding radical SAM protein, with product MMVKLEYFTIGTSSHVSGLCHSIIRGEVFTTCLLGCAYCYARWYRGPHGSPRPIFDILRLIKALGKLVEKNIPATPVRFSALSDPFQPPAKITLKALKLAYKLKVPVIVNTKLYPSEKHFKVLEDLASEGLLVLQVSITAEKGAKEVRILEPLASPIEERIKLVEKASNAGIPTVVRIQPLIPGLSDRNVENFLDEIAWAGARMVVIEFLRIEKEAFEFYKKLFSSYSEVYSKEWESYLPRTSNEEAPLIQVPLEYKLKTAELFARESKRRSLAFATCKEGLFNFHEPKTIDCCGMSFLEVEWTRRPTLWDLYLEAHENGKAGAEDLWERCEREGLLCGERLKLYPSWFSRDFNAHEKRLKSILKKPELVEKLAPALKYTGGHYVINEKIK from the coding sequence ATGATGGTCAAGCTGGAATACTTTACAATAGGCACAAGCAGTCACGTGAGTGGTCTATGTCACAGTATAATCAGGGGAGAAGTCTTCACAACTTGCTTACTTGGATGTGCTTACTGCTATGCAAGGTGGTATAGAGGCCCTCACGGAAGTCCTAGACCTATTTTTGATATTCTTAGACTAATCAAAGCTTTGGGAAAACTCGTGGAAAAGAACATTCCGGCAACTCCGGTTAGGTTTTCGGCTCTAAGTGATCCATTTCAACCTCCAGCCAAAATAACGCTCAAAGCCCTTAAGCTGGCATACAAGCTCAAAGTCCCAGTGATTGTGAATACAAAGCTTTATCCCTCAGAAAAACACTTCAAAGTCCTTGAAGATTTGGCATCTGAAGGATTGTTGGTTCTTCAAGTCAGCATAACGGCAGAGAAAGGCGCTAAGGAAGTTAGAATTCTTGAACCTCTAGCAAGTCCAATTGAAGAAAGAATAAAGCTGGTAGAAAAGGCAAGTAATGCTGGAATCCCAACTGTAGTGAGGATCCAGCCCTTAATCCCTGGGTTGAGCGATAGGAATGTAGAAAACTTCCTAGATGAAATTGCCTGGGCTGGTGCTAGGATGGTTGTAATAGAGTTTCTCAGGATTGAAAAAGAGGCGTTTGAGTTTTATAAAAAGCTTTTTTCAAGCTATAGCGAGGTTTACAGCAAAGAGTGGGAATCATACCTGCCAAGAACATCGAATGAAGAAGCACCCCTTATCCAAGTTCCTCTTGAGTACAAACTCAAAACTGCGGAATTATTTGCGAGGGAATCCAAAAGGAGAAGCCTAGCATTTGCAACGTGCAAAGAAGGCCTCTTCAATTTCCACGAGCCTAAAACCATTGACTGCTGTGGAATGAGCTTTTTAGAGGTTGAGTGGACGAGGAGACCGACGCTGTGGGACTTATATCTAGAGGCTCACGAAAATGGAAAAGCGGGAGCCGAGGACTTATGGGAAAGATGCGAAAGAGAAGGGCTTTTGTGTGGTGAACGTTTGAAGCTGTACCCTTCTTGGTTTTCGAGGGATTTTAACGCCCATGAAAAGAGACTGAAAAGCATTTTAAAGAAGCCTGAGTTAGTTGAAAAACTCGCCCCAGCCCTAAAATACACCGGCGGGCACTACGTAATTAACGAAAAAATCAAATAA
- a CDS encoding ABC transporter substrate-binding protein, producing the protein MRKMGILLALLVFGVIVAGCIGQTQLTPTTTESVEEKATPTTTPTTLSETQPHSRYPLKVVDFAGREVTIEKEPQRIISLAPSITETLYFIGALDKVVGITKWDNYPDNVQEGRTIVGDMEPNIEIIASLNPDLIIGLKYHLKYIDQLEKIAPVLIVEPQSIEEIYEAVELLGNVTNREDQAQKTIMEMKEKISSIQEKVENKEKPRVLYIVWWDPLITAGNGTFIDELIALAGGENIFKDAQGWPQVSVEEVIARNPEVIILPPNAGITADGLCDSPLASTDAVKNGRVYTLSSDDIVSRPSPRIVEGLEEIAGFLHPDTFNIEAQPLVCEATSG; encoded by the coding sequence ATGAGAAAGATGGGCATCCTGTTAGCATTGCTAGTGTTTGGTGTTATTGTCGCTGGATGCATCGGGCAAACTCAACTCACGCCAACTACAACGGAAAGCGTCGAAGAGAAAGCTACCCCCACAACCACACCGACTACACTTAGTGAAACCCAACCCCACTCTCGTTATCCTCTAAAGGTCGTTGATTTCGCTGGAAGAGAAGTTACAATAGAGAAAGAACCACAGAGGATTATCTCCTTGGCCCCAAGCATAACGGAAACCCTCTACTTCATAGGCGCCCTTGATAAGGTCGTCGGGATTACAAAATGGGACAACTATCCAGATAATGTACAAGAAGGGAGAACAATTGTAGGTGACATGGAGCCGAATATTGAAATAATTGCCTCTTTAAATCCTGATCTTATAATTGGGCTCAAATATCACCTTAAATACATAGATCAGCTGGAAAAGATAGCTCCGGTTCTTATAGTAGAGCCCCAGAGTATAGAGGAGATTTATGAAGCAGTCGAGCTCTTGGGAAATGTTACCAACAGAGAGGATCAGGCTCAAAAAACAATAATGGAGATGAAAGAAAAGATAAGTAGCATCCAAGAAAAGGTAGAGAACAAAGAGAAGCCCAGAGTGCTGTACATCGTCTGGTGGGATCCGCTAATTACCGCGGGTAATGGAACATTTATTGATGAGCTTATAGCTCTTGCAGGAGGGGAGAACATATTTAAAGATGCCCAAGGATGGCCGCAAGTTAGTGTTGAGGAAGTTATTGCAAGAAATCCTGAGGTAATAATACTTCCTCCAAATGCAGGCATAACGGCAGACGGCTTATGCGATAGCCCCCTCGCCAGCACAGATGCAGTGAAAAATGGAAGAGTTTACACCCTAAGCAGTGATGACATCGTTTCAAGACCAAGCCCGAGAATAGTGGAGGGGCTGGAAGAAATTGCAGGATTTTTACACCCAGACACGTTTAACATCGAAGCCCAACCATTGGTCTGTGAAGCAACTTCTGGCTAG
- a CDS encoding 50S ribosomal protein L16, whose product MALRPAKIDRYVDKPAYTRREYIRGAPGPRITIFDMGNPAGDFEFEVSLHTAEPVQIRQNALEAARTQLNRFLTKNVGRSNFHFKIRVYPFQVLRENPMATGRKADRYGNGMRRPFGKPIGLAARLKKDQKILTVRVNRQHLKFALAAMKRASMKFPCKCYYRIYDKEGNDVTTKVLSTL is encoded by the coding sequence ATGGCTCTGAGACCAGCCAAGATTGACAGATACGTTGACAAACCTGCTTACACAAGAAGGGAATACATTAGAGGTGCACCTGGGCCGAGAATTACCATCTTCGATATGGGAAACCCTGCTGGAGATTTCGAATTTGAGGTTAGCCTCCACACTGCTGAACCAGTTCAGATCAGACAAAACGCTCTTGAGGCTGCAAGAACACAGCTCAACAGATTCCTTACCAAGAACGTTGGTAGAAGCAACTTCCACTTCAAGATTAGAGTTTACCCATTCCAAGTGCTCAGGGAAAACCCAATGGCTACTGGAAGAAAAGCAGACCGTTACGGAAACGGTATGAGGAGACCCTTTGGAAAGCCAATTGGACTGGCTGCAAGGCTTAAGAAGGATCAAAAAATCCTCACTGTTAGAGTTAACAGACAGCACCTTAAGTTTGCCCTCGCTGCAATGAAAAGGGCAAGCATGAAGTTCCCATGCAAGTGCTACTACAGAATCTACGATAAGGAAGGAAACGACGTTACAACCAAGGTTCTCTCAACACTCTGA